The DNA sequence CATCGGCGCGCCTCGACCAGCCGGGGCATGTCCCGCGCGGCCTCCACCAGGAACCAGGACGGCAGGACCGGGTTGCCGTCCGCGTCGGAGGCGATGACGCTCTGGGCGACCTCGACGGAGATCTCCGCGAGCTGCACCAGCAGCGACTTCGCGCGGTACGCGGTCTGGCGGCCGGTCGCGGACATGTGGTCCTTGCTGACCGGCAGCTCCTTGATGAGGCGCCCGCGGAAGGACTCGGCGAGGTAGTAGAGCAGGTCGCGGTCCTGCATGCGGTGCGGCCAGCGGGCGTCGCCCTTGATGATGGCGTCGATGCCGTACTGGCTGCGCACGATCTTGACGTAGCCGCAGAACGCGGTGGCGTGCACGGGCGTCAGCGTGCCGTGCGCGAGGACCTTCAGCGTCTCCTCGTCGAGGTCCCGGCCGAAGGAGTGCAGCGCGTCGGAGAGCATGTGCCAGGAGCGGGGTGTGGAGAACGGCTCCTCGGTCTTGGGCGGCTTGGACCACAGGTGGTCGGGGCGGTCGGTGAGGTGGTCCAGGACCCATGGGTGGATGCCGTTGTTCGCGGCCCAGACCAGCCAGTCCGTGGCGGACGCCGCCAGGTGGACGTGAGTGAGGCGGTTGACGAGCGCGGAGGCGATGGGGCGGGCGAGCGCGTTGTCGGTGGCCCGGTTTCCGGCGCCTATGACGATGGAGCCCTTGGGCAGCTCGTAGGTGCCGATACGGCGGTCCAGGATCAGCGAGTAGAACGCCTTCTGCACATCCGGGGTGGCCGCGTTCAGCTCGTCCAGGAACAGGCAGTACGGCTCGTCGCGGGCGATGGCCTCCGGCGGGCAGAACACCGACCGCCCGTCGCGGATCTGCGGCACGCCGATCAGGTCCTCCGGCGCCAGCTGGGTGCCGAGCAGGCTCACGCACTCAAGCCCCAGCGACTCGGCGAAGTTCCTGACGAGGGAGGACTTTCCGATGCCGGGGGCACCCCAGATGAAGACCGGCCGCACGGTGGCGAGGCCGAGAAGGAGGTCGGGGATTCGGGCGGGCGTGACGGTTACGGCTGCCTGCAAAGCAGGGTCTCCCTTGGGGGTGTTCGAGCAGTTTGCGACTCGAACAGTGTGTGCCCGTGAGGCTCTCGGACGCAGCCGAATTTCAGGCGGCCCGCTCCCGCGGCTCCGCGTCCAAGGGCACCTGAGGGCCGTCCGACTCCCGCAGCCAGCGGCGCAGCACACGGTGGACCTGCTCGGCGCCCACGAGGTCCTCCCCGTCGCCGACGGCCGCCGAGAAGGCGAGCGGTGACAGCAGGAACGGTTTGCCCTGCGCCCCGCCGAGTCCGCCGTGCGAACCGATCTGCTCCTCGAACGCGAGGACCTCGCCGTC is a window from the Streptomyces sp. NBC_00299 genome containing:
- a CDS encoding ATP-binding protein; its protein translation is MQAAVTVTPARIPDLLLGLATVRPVFIWGAPGIGKSSLVRNFAESLGLECVSLLGTQLAPEDLIGVPQIRDGRSVFCPPEAIARDEPYCLFLDELNAATPDVQKAFYSLILDRRIGTYELPKGSIVIGAGNRATDNALARPIASALVNRLTHVHLAASATDWLVWAANNGIHPWVLDHLTDRPDHLWSKPPKTEEPFSTPRSWHMLSDALHSFGRDLDEETLKVLAHGTLTPVHATAFCGYVKIVRSQYGIDAIIKGDARWPHRMQDRDLLYYLAESFRGRLIKELPVSKDHMSATGRQTAYRAKSLLVQLAEISVEVAQSVIASDADGNPVLPSWFLVEAARDMPRLVEARR